Genomic segment of Methanoculleus horonobensis:
CCGCGAGGCCGAGTTCGAAGAGGTAGCGGTGATCCGGAGAGGGCATATACGCGTACTTCCGGAGTTCCCCGGACGATATCCCGCAGACGACCCTGTCGGCAGCAAACGAATCCCCAAGACGGATCTCCGTTATCCGATCGTAAAAATCAGGCATCTGCCTGAAATCGAGGCCGAGGTCGGGAGGATAGGTGGTGTTGACGATGACGCCGTCTTCATCGATGATATAGAGGTCCATCCCGCCCCCGAGTTCCTCCCTGACCCGGAAGAGATCCATCTCTCCCGGATCCCTTCCCGCCCGTTCGTACTCGGCGATAACGAGATCGAACTCATCCTCCATCTCGCGGTCCAACGTCTTGTCAAAGAGTTTCAACCCGGCATCCACCAGATTCACGGCAAGGATAATTCCGGACTCGGTCTGGTTCCGGGACGCTTCGGCATTCGCCTCAAGTTCCTGCCGAACCACCGCCGAGTCGACGACCGAGAGCAGGCAGATGATGGGGGCCGTCGCGAGGAGAATCGCAAGCAAAAGATAGACGCTGAGCGGAAGCGACGGCCGGACGGGACTCTTCGTCTTCATTCACGCATACACTCCGCTCCTCATGCAAAACCACCCCGGGGGACGGGATTAATTTCTTACGGAGAGATATATCTGTAACTATTTAGTTTGAACGATTTTGACGCACCATAAACGATTTTGAAGGAAAACCCGCGATCCGGGAAGATTATTTCGCCAAAGAGCGCCTGGGAGAACTGTAGCGCACTCTCCCGTAAACATCTATCGAGGCTGCTACCTGATCGCCGGACGGACGACTGCGAGTGCAACTCGATGGCGGAAACCAGGCGCGAAAAAAAGAGAATGCGGGACCGGATTGGCCCCAAACGTATCGTGGAACGGTACGGTGATCTTACATCGGGGGCATGCCCATGCCGCCCATGCCGCCGCCCATGGCTGCCATCTCCTCAGGAGAGGGGCCGGCAGACTTGGACGAGGCGATGACGTCGTCGATCCGGAGGATCATGACGGCTGCCTCGGCGGCGCTTGCGATCGCCTGGGTCTTCACCCGCAGGGGTTCGACGACACCGGCTTTGAGCATGTCGCCGGAGGCGGCGTTGAAGACGTCGAGGCCCATGTACTTTCCGTTCTTACCGCCCTTCTCGTGGGAGGCACGCAGCGCAACGAGCATGTCGATCGGGTCGAGGCCCGCGTTCTCGGCAAGCGTCCTCGGGATGATCTCAAGCGCGTTCGCAAACGCCTCGATGGCGAGCTGGGCGCGGCCGCCGACACTTGCGGCGTACTCGCGGAGCCGGAGCGAGAGCTCGATCTCGGGCGCACCGCCGCCGGCGACGAACTTCTTGTCCTCGACGGCAACGCTGACGACCCGGAGCGCGTCCTCGATGGCGCGGTCGAGTTCGTCGACGACGTGCTCGGTGCCGCCGCGGATGATGATCGAGACCGCCTTGGGGTTCTCGCACTCGGTGACGAAGATCATCTCTTCGCCGGAGACCTTCTTCTCCTCGACGCTGCCGGCCTTTCCGAGTTCCTCGGGGGCGATTGCGTCGATGGAGCTGACGACGGCCGCACCGGTGGCACGGGCGAGTTTCTCCATGTCGCTCTTCTTGACACGGCGGACGGCAAAGATGCCGGCCTTGGCAAGATAGTGCTGGGCGATGTCGTCGATGCCCTTCTGGCAGAAGAGGACGTTTGCACCGGAGGCAACGACCTTGTCGACGATGCCCTTGATCATCCGTTCCTCTTCATCGAGGAACATCTGGAGCTGGTCGGGGCTCGTGATGCTGATCTCGGCGTCGACCTCGGTCTTCTTGAACTCGACGGCAGCGTTCAGGAGCAGGATCTTCGCGTTCTTGACGGCACGGGGCATCGCAGGGTGGACACGCTCCTTGTCGATGATCATGCCCTCGACGATCTCGGACTCCTCGATGGATCCGCCGACCTTCTTCTCGACCTTCACGAACTCGGTGTCGACGGTTCCGTCGGCGTCGGCGACCATCGTGATGGCCTTGACGACGAGTTCGGTAAGTTTCTCCTTTGCAGCCTCGGCGCCCTTGCCGGTCATGGCGGTGTCGGCAAGCTTCCTGAGCATCACCATGTCGTCGGGCTTGACGTCGACGGCGATCTCGTCGAGGATATCCTGGGCCCTGTCGGCGGCCATGCGGTAGCCGTGGGCGATGACCGTGGGGTGCACGTCCTGGTCAAGGAGGTCCTCGGCACGCTTCAGGAGCTCGCCCGCGATCACCACAGCGGTCGTGGTACCGTCGCCGACCTCGTCGTCCTGGGTCTTGGCGATCTCGACCATCATCTTCGCGGCGGGGTGCTCGATGTCCATCTCTTTTAAGATGGTCACGCCGTCGTTCGTGATGACGACGTCACCGATGGTGTCGACGAGCATCTTGTCCATGCCTTTGGGTCCAAGCGTAGTCCGTACAGCGCTCGCGACGGCCTTTGCGGCAGCGATGTTGCCCGACTGTGCGTCACGACCGCGGGTACGCTGGCTACCCTCTTTCAGAATAAAGATTGGTTGTCCTCCAAGATTTGCAGACATAGGTATCACCGTTGTTAAGCGATAGAAAGGTAGGTTTGTGGTTCTATATAAACCTATTCACTCATTTATCATATCTATGAGTTCCGAGCCGTCTTCGAGGGAGTGGAGATGTTCTTCTCCGATAAGAAGCGTTTTGCCGATCTTTTTCTGCTTTTTGTAATCGGTGATGACGCACATCGCAAATGTTTTCGTGATCTGCGAGATGTTGCCGATGAGCGAAGCGCGCTTCACGACCTTCTGGGATGTGCCGTACGCCGTCAGGATTGTGTGCTTATCAAAGAGCGCCAGCGCCTGGAACGGGGCCTGCCGCATCGCGTGGATCTCCATCCCGATACGTTCGAGGTTGACCAGAACGTCACCGGGCGTAGATTCGGCGGGCTTCTCGGGCTCGGGAGTACGGTAACCGATCAGCTCGATCGTCTCGACGAGCGGGGCGTTGAAGAACTCTTCGAGCCTGATGGCGACATCGAGCGTGGTACCCATCCCGCCCTCGTACTTGCTTATCGTCCGACGGGAGACCCCGAGGTGCGACGCGAGGTCTCCAAGCGACATCCTGGAGCGCTCCCGCACCTCACGGAGAAGATCGCCCTTGATCTTCACGTAGAGACCGCCGGGGGAGGCATAGACCATCGGCGAGAGCCCTTCGACGAAGTAGTCGTAGAGCGTCTCGGGGCTGAGGGCAAAGAGCCCGTAGCGGATGTAGACGACACCGCGTTCGAGATCCGTATCGCGTGCCCGCTCCCCGACGATGAGGGGGGTGGCCTCCAGGTGCCGGGCGATCTGGTTGAGATCCCAGGCGATATCGGCGCTCACGCTGTCGATGTGAGAGGCGACTTTGATAATGACGAGGTTGTCTCCCTTCTTCGCGATAAGGTCAAAACTCCGCGGACGGATGTTGCATCGCTCCGAGACGTCAAAGTTCGCGAGGAGCATGATGCTGATGACCATCTGAGGGAGGCGATCCTGCGACATAACCCGTAAGAATCGATATAGCCGGAGACGATATAAACTAGAGGGTTATGTGGATCGGGATCGACGACACGGACTCGCCTGCAGGGATGTGTACCACCTACCTCGGTGCGGTCGTGGTGCGGCGTCTCGCGCAGGCGGGGCTCCGTGTCGTCGGCGCCCGCCTGGTCAGGCTGAACCCAAACGTCATCTACAAGACCCGGGGGAACGCGGCGATCGCCATCGAGGCGGACGGCGATCCGGAGACGGCCTTCGCGCTCGCCACCGCGTGCGTCGAAGAACTCGCGGAGTTCGACGACGAAAAGACCAACCCCGGCGTGGTGGTGGCGAGCGTCCGTCCGCCGCCTGACTTCTACTACGCGGCGCTCCGGGACTACTGCACCGTGGACGAGGCCGTCACGGTGCTCGAGGCGGCAGGGGCCCGCTACCGGGGCTACAAGAATCGGCGCGGGCTCATCGGCGCAACGGCGGCTATTGCAAGCGATTTTCTCGACCTGACCTACGAACTCCTCGCCTACCGGAAGCGCCCGGCGTGGGGGACGCCCCGGCAGGTGGACGCGGCGAGCCTCTTTCGCGCCGAGGAGGAGACCTACCCCCACACCTGGGACACGGTCGACCGGGAGAACGGCGTGGTGGTCGGGGTTCCCCATACCCCCGACCCCGTCCTCTTCGGCATTCGGGGGGAGAGCCCGGCATGGGTGAAGGAGGCGCGTTCATACGTGCGCTCGGAAGAGCCTGCCTGCGAGCAGGTCTACGCCACCAACCAGGGAACCGACGCTCACCTGATCCCGGGCTCGATCGCAACCCTCCGGGAGGGGCGGTCGTACCTGGTGCAGGGCACGGTCGCAGAGGCCGCGGCCACCGGGCCCGGCGGCCACGTCTCGTTTCTCCTCGAAGGCTGCGGCGCCGATGTCCGCTGTATGGCCTACGAGCCGACCAAGGGGTTCCGGGGCGTCGTGAGGACGCTCGTCCCGGGGGACGTGGTGGCCGCGGCCGGGAGTTACAAAGGCGGGAGCCTCAACCTCGAGAAGCTCGGCGTCGCCCGTCTCGCCGACGCGGCCCGGATCCGCCCGCCGGTCTGCCCTGCCTGCGGGAAACGGATGACGAGCGCCGGATCCGGCAAAGGCTACAAATGCAGGGTCTGCAGCGAGCGCAGCCGCGAGCCCGAGACCGAGCGGATCGAGCGGCAGCTCGAGCCCGGATGGTATGAGGTGCCCCCCACCGCCCGCCGGCACCTCGCACGACCGCTGGTGCGCGGTGTCCCCGTATGGGAAGAGATCGTGCTCCAATCCGGCCGGGAGTGCGATCCATCCTCCACCACGTCAATTAAATGAGGTTTACAAAAAAAGGTTTATAACGTTTGTGAGTTAACTTACACCCTGGTGATCCCGTGCCGACTATCTGCGGCGAAAGTACGTATGCCCTGACCTCTCCGTCCGCGACGGTGCCACCCCTTGCGGACGGGGTTTTGCGGCAGGCTGTACGGGTTCGCGGCTGAGTATGCACGGAACGAAGACGAAGGTAGCCTTCCGGGCGCCTTTCCGTTTCCGGCCCGAAAGTCCGCTCTCTAGAGAGATTGTCCGGAGATACCGGACCCCGACACGGTGGGACGAGTGGGATCATCCCGTGTCGAATAACCAGTCATCCCCTGTCTGGCAGCGGGGGCCCGACCACCGGACCCCCGCAATATCATGGCATTTTTAGCAGGACACTCCTTTCAGCCGACGGATACTTCCCGGCGGCCCGGCGAAAAGACGATCCATTATCGTGCATGAATGCCAATACCTCGTACAGAAGCTGGTGTAACAGTATCATGACCTTCAAGTACGGGGAAGCGGTTCAGCAGGCACGGGTGTACCCCGGGATGACGGTCGGCGAACTCGTCGACGAACTCGGAAAAGCCGGTGCCTACAACGGAGGATCGTTGTGGCAGGCGGTCAACATCTACGAACGGATGCTCCGCGACGAGAAAGCGCTGAAGTTCTTCGGGCTCTCGGGCGCGATGGTGCCCGGCGGCATGGGAGGCATCGTCGCCGACCTCATCTCGAGAGGGCATATCGACGTGCTCGTCTCGACGGGAGCGAACCTCACCCACGACGTCATCGAGGCGATCGGCTGCCACCACTACCACGGGACCGCTCAGGTCTCCGATACCGAACTCTGCGAGGAGGGGGTAAACCGGATCTACGATATCTTCCTCCCGAACGAGGCGTTCATCCGGTTCGAGGAGTTCCTGCAGGACGTCTACTCCTCCCTCCCGGAAGGCTCGACGGTCTCGATCTCCGATCTCCTCGGCCGGATAGGGAGCAGGCTCGATACCGGGATCCTTTCGGCGGCGGCAAAGGCCGGGGTGCCGGTCTACTGCCCGGCCATCCAGGACTCGATGATCGGGCTGCAGTACTGGCTTTTTGCCCAGACGCACAAGGTCACGGTCAGCGCGTTTGCCGACATGCCCGGGCTCCTCGACCGGTGCTTTGAGGCCGAACGGGCCGGCACCATCCTGGTCGGCGGCGGCGTCCCGAAGAACTACATCCTGCAGAGCAAACTGATGACCGAGACCGGGTTCGATTACGCGGTGCAGCTCACCGGCGACCGGCCGGACCTCGGCGGTCTCTCGGGAGCGACGCTCGACGAGGCCCGGTCGTGGGGCAAACTCACCGGGGAGGCCACCGCCGCAACGGTCTACGGCGATGCGACCATCAACCTGCCGCTCCTGGTTGCGGCAACCCTCGAGAGGCTGGGGTCATGACCGAGCTGATCCTCTCTCTCGACGTCCTCGACCGGAGACAGGCGGTGAAGATCGCGGAGTCGTGTGCACCCCATATCGATGCCATCAAGATCGGCTACCCCCTTGTCCTCTCGACAGGTCTCTCGATCGTCAGCGACCTCGCCGATCTCGCCCTCCCGCTCATCGCCGACTTCAAGGTCGCGGACATCCCGAACACCAACCGCCTCATCTGCGAAGCGGTCTTTGACGCCGGGTTCGACGCCGTCATCGCCCACGGATTCGTGGGAGCCGACGCCGCGAGAACCTGCGTCGAGGTGGCGCACAGCCACAGCGGGGCGGCCTACATCGTCGCCGAGATGAGCCATCCCGGGGCGACCGAGTTCTTCCACGGCGGCGTGGCCGAACACCTCGCGGAACTCGCCGTCTCCTGCCGGGCCGACGGCATCATCGCCCCGGCCACCCGCCCCGAACGGATCGCCCGGCTCCGGGATATCGTCGGGAGCAAGGCGATCTACTCGCCGGGCGTGGGGGCGCAGGGCGGCGACCCCGACGCGGTGGCCCGGCTGGTCGACGGGGTCATCGTGGGAAGGAGCATCTACGAAGCGGAGGACCCGGGCGCCGAAGCCGAACGCTTCTCCCGCATCCGCCGGTGATGAGTTCTCCGTTCCGATCCCCGTCAGGGGAGATGACGAACCCTATGAGTGATCTGAGGCGGATGCGGCCTATCCCGCATCTGAAGGGTTATATATTCTCCCGCAGATACTGGTATCATGAACTGGAGCCCTGAACAACTTAAACTGGCGGAGAAGTATCCGAGCCTCGATAAAATCCCTGCAGGAGAGCGGCGGTACAAGTGCCACACCTGCCACTTCGTCGTGGACGAGAGCCCCTGTCCTCACTGCGGCGAGACGTCGCTTGAGATCATGTGTCCGCTCGACCACTGTGACTGCCACCACTCCATCATCGAGAGCATCGAGTACTGTCCGCTCTGCGGCAAGGCCGTCTGTCCGGAGTGCGGGAGCCACGACGTCGTCCAGATCAGCAGGGTCACCGGTTACCTCCAGGACGTTGCGGGCTGGAACGCGGGCAAGCAGCAGGAACTGAAAGACCGGGTCCGCTACTCTGTCGTATGAGGCATTTCGTCAGGGACGAGACTCTTTTTCTTCGCGGCCGGTTCAGGGCAGCGAGCACCGGGGTTCACGGCGGTATCGCCGATGTCACGACGATCCTGAACCACACGGTGCCCCACGACTTTGAGGACGAACCGGGCCGGCACCTCGAACTTCTTGCCGCCCGGCACGGCGTCTTCCGCGACTACTTCGGCCTCATGACCGCTGTAGGGATGCACCACCTCTGCGTGCTCCAGTATGACTTCGTCACGGTCTTCATCACCGCCGGGGTGACCAACCCGACGGGGAGGGGCGAGAGCGCCGACGCCCCGCACACCATCAATATCATCGTCCACAGCCGGGAGGGGATGGTTGATTCGGCGCTCCTTGAGACGATCGTCACTGCAACAGGGGCGAAGGCCCAGGCACTCCACGACCTCGGCTACGACTTCCCCGGAACCACGACGGACGCGGTCGTCGTCGCCTGCGAACGCGACGTTCCCCGTGTACACACCTACGCCGGAACCCTGACCGAGATCGGGAGCAGGGTTCACGCGGCGATTCTCTACGGCCTCCCGGAGGCCCTCGCGCGGCAGCAGGGCGGGATCCGGCGGAGCGAGCCGTCGTTCTTCATCTACAGCCGCTACGGCGGGGATCACTGGGTGGAGTGGCAGAAGGAGAACTGCCCCTACTACCCCTGCCACTTTCCGGGACAACGGTGCGACTACTGCTACTGTCCCTGCTACCCCTGTGCGGACGAAGAACTCGGCGAGTGGATCGATAGTTCGAACGGCGGCAAGGTCTGGGGGTGCGCCGGCTGTACGCTCCTGCACGTCCCGGGGATTGCAGATTACATGAAAAGGAACCCGGAGGCCGCTCTCGCCGAACTCAAGCGCCTCCGGGAACGATTATAATCGGTTACGCCTCGGCGACGCCGAGGGCGGTGAGCATCTCTTCGAGGGGGACGCCGTGCGCCTGGGCGGCTTCCCGGATCGTCTCGTTGTTTGCGATGGCGCAGCCAAGGCAACCCATGCCGAACCGGAAGAGTACCTGTGCCGATTCGGGCTTCTCCCGAAGGAGTTCCGCGATTGTACTGTCCGCAGTCAATGCCATGCATCAGCTGTATGGCCTTGCCCCTATATATACATTCAAGTATCGGGTGCAGAGGTGCCCCGATTTGCTCGCGGACACTTAAACGGCGCATTCGCCCACCCCGGTAGGTGCGAGCAACCAGCGACCCGCATGGATACCGCCCCCTCCGGTCAACGGGGACATGTGCGTCGTGTGATAATCGGGACGACCGGCTCCTGCCGTGCTCTCTTCCGGAACGGGCGCACGGCGGGCGTTCAGGGTAGACCCCGAACTTACTTTCACATCGCGGGCCGAGTCTTAATACCCTCGCGAGGTGAAGTACAGACCGGAGATGTAAGTATGACCCTATCAGAGGTAACAGAGAGAATCTCCCGGAAACTTGAAGCAAAAGGCGCACAGCCCGATCGGCAGAAGATCGAATCACGCCTCCGCCGTCTCGTCGAGGAGTTCGGCGTCAACGCCGACGAGGCCGAACGAACCGTGACGGCCGATCTCGCCCGTGAGTACAATGTCACCGGTGTCGGAAGCTCCTCCACCGAGCTCCGCCCGATACACGAGATCGTCCCCGGCGAGTGGG
This window contains:
- a CDS encoding transcriptional regulator, which translates into the protein MSQDRLPQMVISIMLLANFDVSERCNIRPRSFDLIAKKGDNLVIIKVASHIDSVSADIAWDLNQIARHLEATPLIVGERARDTDLERGVVYIRYGLFALSPETLYDYFVEGLSPMVYASPGGLYVKIKGDLLREVRERSRMSLGDLASHLGVSRRTISKYEGGMGTTLDVAIRLEEFFNAPLVETIELIGYRTPEPEKPAESTPGDVLVNLERIGMEIHAMRQAPFQALALFDKHTILTAYGTSQKVVKRASLIGNISQITKTFAMCVITDYKKQKKIGKTLLIGEEHLHSLEDGSELIDMINE
- a CDS encoding tRNA(Ile)(2)-agmatinylcytidine synthase → MWIGIDDTDSPAGMCTTYLGAVVVRRLAQAGLRVVGARLVRLNPNVIYKTRGNAAIAIEADGDPETAFALATACVEELAEFDDEKTNPGVVVASVRPPPDFYYAALRDYCTVDEAVTVLEAAGARYRGYKNRRGLIGATAAIASDFLDLTYELLAYRKRPAWGTPRQVDAASLFRAEEETYPHTWDTVDRENGVVVGVPHTPDPVLFGIRGESPAWVKEARSYVRSEEPACEQVYATNQGTDAHLIPGSIATLREGRSYLVQGTVAEAAATGPGGHVSFLLEGCGADVRCMAYEPTKGFRGVVRTLVPGDVVAAAGSYKGGSLNLEKLGVARLADAARIRPPVCPACGKRMTSAGSGKGYKCRVCSERSREPETERIERQLEPGWYEVPPTARRHLARPLVRGVPVWEEIVLQSGRECDPSSTTSIK
- a CDS encoding DUF1858 domain-containing protein; the protein is MALTADSTIAELLREKPESAQVLFRFGMGCLGCAIANNETIREAAQAHGVPLEEMLTALGVAEA
- the nrdD gene encoding anaerobic ribonucleoside-triphosphate reductase, translated to MNWSPEQLKLAEKYPSLDKIPAGERRYKCHTCHFVVDESPCPHCGETSLEIMCPLDHCDCHHSIIESIEYCPLCGKAVCPECGSHDVVQISRVTGYLQDVAGWNAGKQQELKDRVRYSVV
- the pyrF gene encoding orotidine-5'-phosphate decarboxylase; the encoded protein is MTELILSLDVLDRRQAVKIAESCAPHIDAIKIGYPLVLSTGLSIVSDLADLALPLIADFKVADIPNTNRLICEAVFDAGFDAVIAHGFVGADAARTCVEVAHSHSGAAYIVAEMSHPGATEFFHGGVAEHLAELAVSCRADGIIAPATRPERIARLRDIVGSKAIYSPGVGAQGGDPDAVARLVDGVIVGRSIYEAEDPGAEAERFSRIRR
- the thsA gene encoding thermosome subunit alpha, with translation MSANLGGQPIFILKEGSQRTRGRDAQSGNIAAAKAVASAVRTTLGPKGMDKMLVDTIGDVVITNDGVTILKEMDIEHPAAKMMVEIAKTQDDEVGDGTTTAVVIAGELLKRAEDLLDQDVHPTVIAHGYRMAADRAQDILDEIAVDVKPDDMVMLRKLADTAMTGKGAEAAKEKLTELVVKAITMVADADGTVDTEFVKVEKKVGGSIEESEIVEGMIIDKERVHPAMPRAVKNAKILLLNAAVEFKKTEVDAEISITSPDQLQMFLDEEERMIKGIVDKVVASGANVLFCQKGIDDIAQHYLAKAGIFAVRRVKKSDMEKLARATGAAVVSSIDAIAPEELGKAGSVEEKKVSGEEMIFVTECENPKAVSIIIRGGTEHVVDELDRAIEDALRVVSVAVEDKKFVAGGGAPEIELSLRLREYAASVGGRAQLAIEAFANALEIIPRTLAENAGLDPIDMLVALRASHEKGGKNGKYMGLDVFNAASGDMLKAGVVEPLRVKTQAIASAAEAAVMILRIDDVIASSKSAGPSPEEMAAMGGGMGGMGMPPM
- a CDS encoding adenosylcobinamide amidohydrolase, which encodes MRHFVRDETLFLRGRFRAASTGVHGGIADVTTILNHTVPHDFEDEPGRHLELLAARHGVFRDYFGLMTAVGMHHLCVLQYDFVTVFITAGVTNPTGRGESADAPHTINIIVHSREGMVDSALLETIVTATGAKAQALHDLGYDFPGTTTDAVVVACERDVPRVHTYAGTLTEIGSRVHAAILYGLPEALARQQGGIRRSEPSFFIYSRYGGDHWVEWQKENCPYYPCHFPGQRCDYCYCPCYPCADEELGEWIDSSNGGKVWGCAGCTLLHVPGIADYMKRNPEAALAELKRLRERL
- a CDS encoding deoxyhypusine synthase is translated as MTFKYGEAVQQARVYPGMTVGELVDELGKAGAYNGGSLWQAVNIYERMLRDEKALKFFGLSGAMVPGGMGGIVADLISRGHIDVLVSTGANLTHDVIEAIGCHHYHGTAQVSDTELCEEGVNRIYDIFLPNEAFIRFEEFLQDVYSSLPEGSTVSISDLLGRIGSRLDTGILSAAAKAGVPVYCPAIQDSMIGLQYWLFAQTHKVTVSAFADMPGLLDRCFEAERAGTILVGGGVPKNYILQSKLMTETGFDYAVQLTGDRPDLGGLSGATLDEARSWGKLTGEATAATVYGDATINLPLLVAATLERLGS